Proteins co-encoded in one Populus trichocarpa isolate Nisqually-1 chromosome 10, P.trichocarpa_v4.1, whole genome shotgun sequence genomic window:
- the LOC127905834 gene encoding uncharacterized protein LOC127905834, with amino-acid sequence MVNDLGKLVSIMEYIDETIFERRYGRIAQLMRLPVQAAAIKALLNFWDPSYRSFTFGNIDMTPTLEEYERILDFPNDSHRIYLRRRFEDTASEVITLLGLGKISQCRVADGGFKWKVIEARMKKNAEEGKLGEERYRLVAFAIFGLVLFPSEIGVISLEAASVFIEYERDQINPSSAILGETMLSLNHCRMHGKGAMRCCTPMLYLWIISHIETPRDIFNNFWWFDLRPLKVTMDETWKNWDEKAWIDKYAALPRSNFKWKAPWMNNAICTMSCGNKIWVPLIGITGYISYAPALVTRQLGGMQYAPRTLGLADFQQVSQNQGANSANEQHFVPITPIQPTHAPITVDLTVEGVPDNRSPSVMDQDKLFALEERLRAVEEQGIKAGRIAMPVEKKGFIGRKREGDVNNLEGGYKGKRPELACEYHGGNPGHGIETGYAFKKRLLELIKMGWVSFEDKPNVNSNPLPKHAPNSSGVGMIEVGNQCKVLKVSMKKLYDMLVQSGFLKTKGESRLEGYDYCEYHGRDGHHIEDCIEFCEKIAKMLKIGELRIEPMKSSGEVSMMEGRDEMTGVCRIQQTAKGPPRLILVKPSCTKGNHNAMHYNYGYTSNVQTPLPLFQTEISGLTRSGRCFTPKELRKAKGKEVVDLDKTLEVNKPVTEEESNEFLKLIKHSEYCIVDQLKKTPARISLMTLILSSEPHRNALQKVLNEAYVPQDIEHKTMEHLVGRIHATNYLYFTADELDAEGTGHNKPLYITVRCKDCLIGKVLIDNGSALNVLPKHMLEEMPIDESHIKPSTMMARAYDGSPRPIIGTLEVELYVGPQMFLVTLQVMDIHPSYSMLLGRPWIHAAGAVASSLHQCLKYIMNGMLVTVKAEETVSMTKNVAVPFIEAGDCKGNNIHAFEIVNTDWVPENTVLRRPRISEAARMASLCFLNREIPFQYNLIIGIPEGVNLAESPDQELSNMSINTLGENKMEGDEMKTVARKGDEALPQLTIYTIEEVSAKTFVRKLVEQQEQTWKPIAEELETINVGSDQLKKELKIGTLITSEQRIKMITLLQEYSDVFAWSYEDMPGLDTNIVVHKIPLEEGCKPVKQKLRRAHPDVWIKVKAELEKQWDAGFLEVVRYPQWVSNVVVVPKKEGKIRVCVDFRNLNRASPKDDFPLPHIDVLVDNAARSSTYSFMDGFSGYNQIKMALEDKAKTTFVTPWGTFCYKVMPFGLKNAGATYQRAMVTLFHDMMHKEIEVYVDDMIAKSKRGEDHVEVLRKLFERLRKNELRLNPAKCSFGVKSGKLLGFVVSDRGIEVDPDKVRAIQAMSSPKTEKEVRGFLGRLNYIARFIAQLTTTCEPIFRLLRKKNPGTWNEECEEVFNKIKHYLQNPPLLVPPVSGKPLVLYLTVTEAAMGCVLGQHDETGRKERAIYYLSKKFTECESRYTEIERLCCALVWAAKRLRHYMLYYTTWLISKVDPLRYICNKPFLSSRIARWQVLLAEYDIVYMTRKAVKGSAIADHLADNAVEDYEPLDFDFPDEDILSIEKEEEKTDWWTMFFDGAVNVYGNGAGAVIISPDKKQYPVSVKLHFECTNNTAEYEACILGLEAALELKIKKLDVYGDSMLIICQVKGEWQTKEEKLRPYQEYLSTLAKEFEEIRFTHLGREGNHFADALATLAAMTTIDLKCKVQPVHIDIRNDPAHCCLVEGEIDGHPWYYDIKNLVQNHEYPVGASKTDKKTLRRLAIDFYLDGEILYKRSFDGTLLRCLNEADARKALREVHEGICSTHASGHMIARKIQRAGYFWMTLEKDCIDYVRKCHKCQVYSDKVSMPPAPLFNLISPWPFTMWGIDVIGPVNPKASNGHRFILVAIDYFTKWVEASSYAHVTQNVVKRFIEKDLICRYGPPERIVTDNAQNFNGKMIAELCTKWKIKHSKSSPYRPKMNGAVEAANKNIKKIIQKMVVTYRDWHEMLSFALHAYRTTVRTSTGTTPYSLVYGMEAVMPLEVEIPSLRVLMDSELEEAEWAKVRYEQLNLISEKRIAAICHHQLYQKRMAKAYDKKVRPRLFQEGDLVLKKILSLPGDDQSKWAPNYEGPYIVKKAFSGGALKLARMDGEDLARPVNSDSVKRYYA; translated from the exons ATGGTAAATGACTTGGGGAAGTTAGTGTCTATTATGGAATACATTGATGAGACTATTTTTGAAAGGCGATATGGGAGAATTGCACAACTAATGAGGTTACCCGTACAAGCAGCAGCAATCAAAGCCCTACTGAATTTTTGGGATCCTAGTTATCGGAGTTTTACCTTTGGGAACATTGATATGACACCGACTTTGGAGGAATATGAAAGGATTCTAGATTTTCCAAACGACAGCCACAGGATCTACCTAAGGCGAAGATTTGAAGATACAGCTTCGGAGGTAATCACTTTATTAGGCTTGGGAAAAATCAGTCAATGTAGAGTCGCCGATGGGGGTTTCAAATGGAAAGTCATTGAGGcccgaatgaagaaaaatgctgAAGAAGGGAAGTTAGGAGAGGAACGATACAGGTTGGTGGCCTTCGCCATTTTTGGGCTAGTATTGTTCCCTTCCGAAATCGGAGTCATCAGTTTGGAAGCAGCAAGTGTCTTCATAGAATACGAGCGTGACCAGATCAATCCTTCATCAGCTATTTTGGGAGAAACCATGTTATCACTCAATCACTGCAGAATGCATGGAAAAGGAGCCATGAGATGTTGCACCCCTATGTTGTATTTATGGATTATCAGTCATATCGAAACACCAAGGGAcatttttaacaacttttggTGGTTTGACCTACGACCGTTAAAGGTTACCATGGATGAGACTTGGAAGAATTGGGATGAGAAAGCATGGATAGATAAATATGCAGCATTGCCAAGGAGCAACTTCAAATGGAAAGCACCATGGATGAACAATGCCATCTGCACAATGAGCTGTGGAAATAAGATATGGGTTCCTTTGATTGGTATAACCGGGTACATCAGCTACGCGCCCGCCCTAGTAACAAGACAGTTGGGTGGAATGCAGTACGCGCCAAGAACCCTGGGTTTAGCTGATTTCCAGCAGGTATCccaaaaccagggggcaaactcggccaatgaacaacatttTGTGCCTATCACCCCTATCCAGCCAACTCACGCTCCAATCACTGTGGACTTAACAGTGGAGGGAGtcccggataataggtctcccaGTGTGATGGACCAAGACAAGCTATTTGCTCTAGAAGAAAGgttaagggcagttgagg aacaagggattaaagctgggcgAATAGCGATGCCAGTggaaaagaagggttttattggaagaaagagagaaggcgatGTTAACAATCTGGAAGGTGGGTACAAGGGCAAGAGA cccgagttgGCTTGCGAGTACCATGGGGGTAATCCCGGGCATGGGATTGAAACCGGTTACGCTTTCAAGAAGAGGCTATTGGAGCTTATTAAGATGGGATGGGTATCCTTTGAAGACaagcccaatgttaattcaaacccaTTGCCTAAGCATGCCCCAAATAGTAGTGGAGTAGGCATGATCGAAGTGGGAAATCAATGCAAGGTATTGAAGGTATCCATGAAGAAGTTGTATGACATGTTGGTACAATCAGGATTTTTAAAGACAAAAGGGGAGAGCCGTTTGGAGGGATATGATTACTGTGAATACCATGGAAGAGATGGACATCATATTGAGGATTGCATCGAGTTTTgcgaaaagattgcaaaaatgctaaaaataggGGAGTTGAGGATTGAACCCATGAAGAGCAGCggtgaggtgagtatgatggaaggtCGAGATGAGATGACAGGAGTATGTAGGATCCAACAAACAGCTAAGGGGCCACCAAGGCTAATCTTGGTCAAACCTTCCTGCACAAAAGGAAACCACAATGCCATGCATTACAATTACGGCTATACCTCCAACGTTCAAACTCCACTTCCCTTGTTCCAAACCGAGATTAGTGGTTTGACTCGGAGTGGTCGTTGCTTTACGCCCAAGGAGTTGAGAAAGGCAAAGGGCAAAGAAGTGGTAGATCTTGACAAAACACTAGAAGTTAATAAGCCAGTAACAGAAGAGGAGTCGAATGAATTCTtgaagttgatcaagcataGCGAATATTGCATAGTGGATCAACTAAAGAAGACTCCAGCTAGGATCTCCCTTATGACCTtgatactcagctctgagccgcatcgaaacgccttgcaaaaggtattgaatgaggcatatgtaccccaagacatcgaacataaaaccatggagcatctAGTGGGGAGGATCCATGCAACGAATTACCTGTACTTCACAGCTGACGAGCTCGATGCTGAAGGTACCGGACATAACAAGCCTTTATACATTAcggttaggtgcaaggactgcCTCATAGGAAAAGTACTCATTGATAATGGCTCAGCCCTTAACGTGTTGCCAAAGCACATGCTAGAAGAAATGCCGATCGATGAATCCCATATTAAGCCAAGTACTATGATGGCCAGAGCGTATGACGGGTCGCCTAGGCCAATAATTGGGACTTTAGAAGTGGAGCTATACGTGGGACCACAAATGTTCCTAGTAACACTTCAggttatggatatccacccttcctatagtatgttgttaggaagaccttggattcatgcagcgggggcagtagcttcgtcattgcaccaatgcctgaagtatatcatgaatgggatgttggtaacTGTCAAGGCCGAGGAGACAGTATCCATGACAAAGAATGTAGCTGTGCCTTTTATCGAAGCGGGTGATTGCAAGGGTAACAATATCCATGCctttgagattgtgaacacCGACTGGGTGCCAGAGAACACAGTGCTAAGAAGGCCCaggatctcagaagcagcaaggatggcaaGTCTATGCTTCTTGAACCGCGAGATCCCATTTCAGTATAACCTTATTATCGGGATACCAGAAGGGGTTAATCTG GCCGAAAGCCCTGATCAAGAACTGTCAAACATGAGCATAAATACCTTGGGGGAAAACAAGATGGAAGGAGATGAAATGAAGACAGTAGCAAGAAAGGGAGATGAAGCACTCCCACAACTGACGATCTACACCATAGAAGAAGTATccgccaagacctttgtgcgcaa GCTAGTAGAACAACAGGAACAGACTTGGAAGCCTATCGCCGAGGAACTCGAAACCATCAATGTGGGTAGTGATCAGctcaagaaagagttgaaaataggtaccttaattacttctgaacaaaggataaaaatgatcaccctattacaagaatattcagatgtctttgcttggtcctatgaagatatgccgggtttggatacaaatattgtagtacacaaaataccgttggaagaaggttgtaagccagtcaagcagaagctgaggagggcccacccagatgtctggatcaaggtcaaggcagaactggagaagcaatgggatgctggcttcctagaagtagttagatatccacaatgggtatctaacgttgttgtggtgcctaagaaggaggggaagattAGAGTTTGTGTGGATTTTCGGAATTTGAATAGAGCTAGCCCTAAGGATGATTTTCCcctaccacacatagatgttttaGTAGATAACGCTGCCCGGAGTTCCActtattcctttatggatggtttttcaggatacaaccagataaaaatggctctGGAGGATAAGgcgaaaacaacttttgtcacaccTTGGGGGACGTTCTGCTacaaggtcatgccatttggattgaagaatgcaggagcaacctatcaaagagcaatggtgactttgttccacgacatgatgcacaaggaaattgaggtgtatgtagacgacatgattgccaagtctaaaaggggagaggatcatgttgaagttttgaggaagtTGTTTGAGAGGTTGAGGAAGAATGAACTAAGGCTTAATCCTGCAAAATGTTCGTTCGGAGTTAAATCGGGCAAGctgttaggatttgtggtaagtgatagaggtatagaggtggatccagataaagtaagggccatccaagctatgtcatcccctaagacggagaaagaagtaagaggattcttgggaagGTTAAACTACATTGCTCGGTTCATAGCTCAGTTAACAACGACGTGTGAACCTATATTCCGActactaaggaaaaagaatcctggaacctggaatgaggagtgtgaggaggtattcaataaaatcaaacactATTTACAAAATCCACCTTTACTGGTTCCTCCGGTATCGGGAAAACCTCTAGTATTGTATCTAACAGTGACTGAAGCAGccatgggatgtgtattgggtcagcatgacgaaaccggaaggaaggaaagagctatttattacttaagtaagaaattcactgaatgtgagtctagatacacgGAAATAGAAAGGCTTTGTTGTGCGTTGGTGTGGGCGGCAAAGAGGTTGCGacattatatgttatactataccacttggttgatttcaaaggtggatcctctgaggtacatttgtaacaagccctttctctcaagtcgaattgcaaggtggcaagttttattagcagaatatgacatagtatatatgacaaggaaagccgtaaaaggaAGTGCAATCGCGGACCATCTGGCcgataatgctgttgaagattacgaacctttggattttgacttccccgatgaagatatattgtcaatagagaaagaagaagaaaagacagattggtggacgatgttttttgacggtgcagtgaatgtatatggtaacggggccggtgcggtaataatctctcctgataagaaacagtatccagtttcggttaaactacatttcgagtgcaccaacaatacagctgagtatgaagcttgtatcctcggtttagaagcggcattagagttgaagataaagaagttagatgtatacggagattcaatgttgattatctgtCAGGTTAAGGGGGAATGGCAAACCAAGGAGGAAAAGTTGAGGCCGTACCAGGAATACCTGTCCACGCTAGCaaaggaatttgaagaaattagattcaCCCATCTGGGAAGAGAGGGGAACCATTTTGCAGATGCTTTGGCCACGCTAGCTGCTATGACTACCATTGATCTCAAGTGCAAGGTACAACCGGTACACATTGACATTAGAAATGACCCAGCTCActgttgcttagttgaaggagagatagacggacatccttggtattatgatatcaagaaccttGTGCAAAATCACGAATATCCGGTGGGAGCTTCCAAAACGGAtaagaaaactttgagaaggttggctatagacttctatttagatggagagattttgtacaaaagatcatttgatgggACCCtactaaggtgtttgaatgaggcagatgctagaaaggcattacgggaggtccatgaggggatttgctcaacccatgctagcgggcatatgatagcgaggaaaatccaaagggctggttatttttggatgacactAGAGAAAGACTGCATCGATtatgtcaggaaatgtcatAAATGTCAAGTTTACAGTGACAAGGTCAGTATGCCACCAGCTCCTCTATTTAATCTAATATCCCCTTGGCCATTTACAATGTGGGGAATTGACGTGATCGGGCctgttaacccaaaagctagcaaTGGTCATAGATTCATCCTCGTAGCTATTGACTACTTCACAAAATGGGTAGAAGCTAGTTCATATGCCCACGTAACACAGAACGTAGTGAAGAGGTTTATAGAAAAGGActtgatttgtcgatatggtcctccTGAAAGGATAGTGACAgataatgcacagaatttcaatggcaaaatgataGCGGAGCTGtgtactaaatggaaaatcaagcattcgaaGTCTTCACCATACCGACCAAAGATGAATGGCGCAGTAGAAGccgccaacaagaacatcaagaagattattcagaaaatggtagtcacatatagagattggcatgagatgttgtcatTCGCACTTCACGCATACCGCACTACAGTCAGGACCTCGACAGGGACTACCCCATATTCTTTGGTATACGGTATGGAGGCAGTAATGCCGTTGGAAGTGGAAATCCCATCGTTAAGAGTATTAATGGATTCCGAACTAGAAGAGGCTGAGTGGGCCAAAGTGAGATATGAGCAACTGAACTTGATCAGCGAAAAGAGGATAGCTGCAATATGTCATCACCAACTTTACcagaaacgaatggccaaggcatatgataagaaggttagaccgcggttgtttcaagaaggggatctagtattgaagaaaatattgtcgtTACCTGGAGACGATCAAAGCAAATGGGCACCGAATTACGAGGGTCCTTACATAGTAAAGAAGGCATTCTCAGGAGGAGCGCTGAAGttggctagaatggatggagaagacctagctcgacctgtgaattctgactctgtaaaaagatattatgcttga